In Nocardia asteroides, a single genomic region encodes these proteins:
- a CDS encoding DUF5997 family protein — MLGVPNPQTMKPLTAAAKLGIYLPAAPEEFRTHPITREELTALRENPPEWLRELRRTGPFPRDVVARKLGVSNSGLARAEVSDHLTATEIEALLADPPAWLLRERENLRTVEAEATRVEEERERRRAASNRPQKNY; from the coding sequence ATGCTCGGCGTGCCGAACCCGCAGACCATGAAACCGCTCACGGCCGCCGCCAAGCTGGGCATCTACCTGCCCGCCGCGCCGGAGGAGTTCCGCACGCACCCGATCACCCGCGAGGAGCTGACCGCGCTGCGCGAGAATCCGCCGGAGTGGCTGCGCGAGCTGCGCCGCACCGGCCCGTTCCCGCGCGACGTCGTCGCCCGCAAGCTCGGCGTCAGCAACAGCGGGCTGGCCCGCGCCGAGGTCTCCGACCACCTCACCGCCACCGAGATCGAGGCGCTGCTCGCCGACCCGCCTGCGTGGCTGCTGCGCGAGCGCGAGAACCTGCGCACCGTCGAGGCCGAGGCCACCCGGGTCGAGGAGGAGCGCGAGCGCAGGCGGGCGGCGAGCAACCGCCCGCAGAAGAACTACTAG
- a CDS encoding LysR family transcriptional regulator, with translation MSSPDSIDPERLRQFVAVADELHFARAARALGIARQRLSRTVIELEQELGERLFVPGAQPTELTEAGAALREQARAVLAHTARPVAEPEAASLRVGFAPGVTVSKWERIWAERFPEAPLTTVPLAQAEQERALRAGEVDMCFVRLPVERDGLSVISLYRELAVAVVPKEHPVAAYDEIAEADLAGWQRHDGDDIDGAAGILELVAAGVGVAVLPHSIARLHARRDLVYRTVTDLPGTEVALAWPSAATTEPVEEFVGVVRGRTARSTRSPSARAEPAKPARTPSARVEPAKSNRAQPKKAAAKRGAPRASAPKQGRRRGR, from the coding sequence GTGAGCAGCCCCGATTCGATCGACCCCGAGCGGCTGCGGCAGTTCGTCGCGGTCGCCGACGAACTGCACTTCGCGCGCGCCGCGCGGGCGCTCGGCATCGCCAGGCAGCGGCTCAGCCGCACGGTGATCGAGCTGGAGCAGGAGCTGGGGGAGCGGCTCTTCGTGCCCGGTGCGCAGCCGACCGAGCTGACCGAGGCGGGGGCGGCGCTCCGGGAACAGGCGCGGGCGGTGCTCGCGCACACCGCGCGGCCGGTGGCCGAGCCGGAGGCCGCGTCGCTGCGGGTCGGGTTCGCGCCCGGGGTGACGGTGTCGAAGTGGGAGCGGATCTGGGCCGAGCGGTTCCCGGAGGCTCCGCTGACCACGGTGCCGCTGGCGCAGGCCGAGCAGGAGCGGGCGCTGCGCGCGGGGGAGGTCGACATGTGCTTCGTCCGGCTGCCGGTGGAGCGGGACGGGCTGAGCGTCATTTCGCTGTACCGGGAGCTGGCGGTCGCCGTGGTGCCGAAAGAGCACCCGGTGGCGGCGTACGACGAGATCGCCGAGGCGGATCTGGCCGGCTGGCAGCGGCACGACGGGGACGATATCGACGGCGCGGCGGGAATCCTGGAGTTGGTGGCCGCCGGGGTCGGCGTCGCGGTGCTGCCGCACTCCATCGCGCGGCTGCACGCCAGGCGCGACCTGGTCTACCGGACCGTCACCGACCTGCCCGGCACCGAGGTGGCGCTGGCCTGGCCGAGCGCGGCGACCACCGAGCCGGTCGAGGAGTTCGTCGGCGTGGTGCGCGGCCGCACCGCGCGCAGCACCCGCTCGCCCTCGGCCCGCGCCGAGCCCGCGAAGCCGGCCCGCACGCCCTCGGCCCGTGTCGAGCCCGCGAAGTCGAATCGCGCGCAGCCGAAGAAAGCTGCGGCCAAGCGCGGCGCCCCGCGCGCATCCGCGCCGAAGCAGGGCCGCCGCCGCGGTCGCTGA
- a CDS encoding DUF2631 domain-containing protein, translating into MAATELEPADSERAVVHRVDTADVPSAAWGWSGESPKTFRIAGWFVALALLAMIIGNHNGRVEDIFLVGFALSIAGLFVYDAIHRRRPR; encoded by the coding sequence GTGGCCGCCACGGAACTCGAACCCGCCGACAGCGAGCGCGCGGTCGTGCACCGCGTCGACACCGCCGACGTGCCGTCGGCCGCCTGGGGCTGGAGCGGGGAATCGCCGAAGACCTTCCGCATCGCGGGCTGGTTCGTCGCGCTCGCCCTGCTCGCCATGATCATCGGAAACCACAACGGCAGGGTCGAGGACATCTTCCTGGTCGGCTTCGCGCTCTCCATCGCCGGCCTGTTCGTCTACGACGCGATCCACCGGCGTCGGCCCAGGTAG
- the dxr gene encoding 1-deoxy-D-xylulose-5-phosphate reductoisomerase, producing MSDIVRVLLLGSTGSIGTQALEVIAANPDRFEVVGLAARGGNPELLAAQMAATGTSNVAVADPRAAHRLDLELAGPAAVTELVRRTEADVVLNALVGSLGLEPTLATLESGTRLALANKESLVAGGSLVTRAAAPGQIVPVDSEHSALAQCLRGGRADEVDRLVLTASGGPFRGWTTEMLENVNPAEAKAHPTWAMGLMNTLNSASLVNKGLELIETHLLFGIPYDRIDVTVHPQSIVHSMVTFTDGSTLAQASPPDMKLPIALALGWPDRIPGAAAACDFGTAATWTFEPVDDAVFPAVELARRAGTLGGSVTAVYNAANEVAVQAFLDGAIRFPEIVRIVTEAVEGADEWRAEPGSLAEVLAADGWARSFAAAAVRGRSA from the coding sequence GTGTCCGACATCGTGAGAGTCCTGCTGCTCGGCAGCACCGGATCCATCGGAACCCAGGCGCTGGAGGTGATCGCCGCCAACCCCGACCGGTTCGAGGTGGTCGGGCTCGCCGCCCGCGGCGGGAACCCCGAGCTGCTGGCCGCGCAGATGGCCGCGACCGGGACCAGCAATGTCGCGGTGGCCGATCCGCGCGCGGCGCACCGGCTCGACCTGGAGCTGGCGGGCCCCGCCGCGGTGACCGAGCTGGTCCGCCGCACCGAGGCCGACGTGGTGCTGAACGCGCTGGTCGGCTCGCTCGGCCTGGAGCCGACGCTGGCGACGCTGGAATCCGGCACCCGGCTCGCGCTGGCGAACAAGGAGTCGCTGGTCGCGGGCGGTTCGCTGGTGACCCGCGCGGCCGCGCCGGGGCAGATCGTCCCGGTCGACTCCGAGCACTCGGCGCTCGCCCAGTGCCTGCGCGGCGGCCGCGCCGACGAGGTGGACCGGCTGGTGCTCACCGCCTCCGGCGGGCCGTTCCGCGGCTGGACCACCGAGATGCTGGAGAACGTCAACCCGGCCGAGGCCAAGGCGCACCCGACCTGGGCCATGGGGCTGATGAACACGCTGAACTCGGCCTCGCTGGTGAACAAGGGGCTGGAGCTGATCGAGACGCACCTGCTCTTCGGCATCCCGTACGACCGGATCGACGTCACCGTGCACCCGCAGTCCATCGTGCACTCCATGGTCACCTTCACCGACGGCTCGACGCTCGCGCAGGCCAGCCCGCCGGACATGAAGCTGCCGATCGCGCTCGCGCTCGGCTGGCCGGACCGGATCCCCGGTGCCGCCGCCGCCTGCGACTTCGGCACCGCCGCCACCTGGACCTTCGAGCCGGTGGACGACGCGGTCTTCCCCGCGGTCGAGCTGGCCCGCCGGGCGGGCACGCTCGGCGGCAGCGTGACGGCGGTCTACAACGCCGCCAACGAGGTCGCGGTGCAGGCTTTCCTGGACGGCGCGATCCGCTTCCCGGAGATCGTGCGGATCGTCACCGAGGCGGTCGAGGGCGCGGACGAGTGGCGGGCCGAGCCGGGCTCGCTGGCCGAGGTGCTGGCCGCCGACGGGTGGGCGCGCTCCTTCGCCGCCGCCGCGGTGCGCGGGCGATCGGCCTGA